The segment CTGTGTCTTGTGGAAGTTCATCGACATCAGTGTGAGGAGGGACAGTGGTACTCTGAAGGAGAAACTTGTCTTTACACTGCATATCTGGAGGATACTCCCGTTGTGCTTGTAGAGTAACTACCAGTTTTAGAAGATGCGTTGTTATTCCAATGTTTTTAAGATATTAAAACTGGGAATGAGTAAGAAAAGAGTGTAAAACCTCTAATGATGCAGGAGTCCCAAGGCTGAATGACACCAGTGTTGGGTCTAACAAAATACTTTTTAGGAGATGTAGTTTTCACCTGATCATTCATTCATTAAAAATTGAGGAGAAAGAAAGGAGATGAAGAAGGTGGGGAAGTACCTTGAAAGCAACATAGTTGTCGGTTTTATTGGAAACTTTAAGATCACAGTAGCTTTGCTTCTCGAGTTCAACTGAGATACAACAAATATCAAATTAATGGTTGTTTTCAAAAGAATCAAATTTCAAGGTGGTAAGCAgagtcaatatatatataaatttttccaAACATGGAAGAGATTTGGTGTCACATCACAAGACAAGACACGACAAGAGGGAAATCAATGAATGGGATTCacaaaatcaagagaagacATTCTTCATCTACATATGTTCTTCACTTTCGAAGAATGTAAAGATTTCAGGGTAGCAGATATCATAATATTAATGATCGAGAGTGGAGAATTTTGCTTACAAAGGAACTTGAGTTCATCAGGTTGAATGGAGATAAGCTGGTTCTCGCCAACGCCACTCATTATTGCTCTTTATTAGCTACAACAGaattgaaaaagaagaagatccaCAAAAGAATCAAATCTCTACAACTCGAGATCTATGCATGCACACATGGCAATCGAAACCCCCAATTCAAACAATTCCagattctttcttcttttttttcttttttccaaGAAAAGGTAGAATCAGTGAGAAActaaaagcaaacaaaaaaaaaaaaaaaggagggaTCAAACCTGGGGGAAAAGGAACAAAAGTCAAGGTCTAATGGTCGATCGGGGAAGAAGGAAGATGCTTATTTCGGTTTGTATTTCTCCCCTGAAATCGCTCTCCACCAAAGACCTTCCTCTGGTTCGATGGGTGGTGGTGACGAAGCCAAAGTGAACTTTgtaaaatagagagagagagataaaagcAAAGGCGCTTCGTGGAACCGCCACGTGACGTTGAAGCAAAGTTCTGTGCGATTTCCTCCTGTAACTTCGGGGATGCAGAGAGGGTAAATCTGACACGTGTGTGTAAACTGTTGTTGTGTATTCCAGGAGAATTAAGCGACCCGTTGGAACCAAGGCTCAAATACGTGGCGAGTTTTGATTGGTgtaatgattttaatttattttcatttaattattcATGTCTGTAGTACTTAAATATCAGACCTAAAGTATCGAGATTTTAGAATCATGAAGAAGAAACATATATAGAGAGGAAAGAGACAAGAAAATACTCAAAAATGATTTCCCAGAATATTCCTTTTGTCTGCTCTTGCCTGACAAGTCACTGATTCCGATAAGAACCAGTACATAGAATCTCCTAATAAAGTGTTTTGAATGCATtctaatttttacttttttcaagATCAAACCCATCAACAGGGAGGCTCACACAGCATTTTGATTTTACTTTTCTCAAATG is part of the Brassica rapa cultivar Chiifu-401-42 chromosome A09, CAAS_Brap_v3.01, whole genome shotgun sequence genome and harbors:
- the LOC103839543 gene encoding vesicle-associated protein 2-1, which gives rise to MSGVGENQLISIQPDELKFLFELEKQSYCDLKVSNKTDNYVAFKVKTTSPKKYFVRPNTGVIQPWDSCIIRVTLQAQREYPPDMQCKDKFLLQSTTVPPHTDVDELPQDTFTKDSSKTLTECKLKVSYIATSTTQRSSESGATSGDGNGSESISVTAIQRLKEERDAAVKQTQQLQHDLEMLKKRRSNSANGLSLKLAAMVGLIGLIIGFILKLTLASPT